A stretch of DNA from Methylogaea oryzae:
CGTCGGGGCTGGCATGACCGCCATTCTCACAATACTCGATAACTCATTCGCTGGCCAGTCGTATTCCGAGCGCCTTGCGAATATCGAGCCGTTATTGAAAAAAGCGGGCCTTCGCCCAGGAATTGTCGAGTTATATACTCCAGATGAGGCAGAAGAGAGAGGTATTTCTCTACAGCAAGGAGACACACGTTCTCCTGCTACTTGGGAAGAAGCCGTATCGATGGTTGAAGGGGGAAAACAAGCATTAGACGGTTCCCGACCGCCACATAGACCTCGTCGTGTAGTCTTTTACTCCTATAAAGGCGGAGTGGGCCGGACTACCGCCTTAGTACACACAGCATTCCACTTGGCGCGTAGCGGTGAGCGCGTTGTAGTCGTGGATATGGATGTCGAGGCACCGGGCCTACATACAGTACTACCCCGTCCCGATGGAACCGAGATTCAAGCAGGACTTGTCGATTATCTATGGGAACGGCAGCTCCGCCCATTTAATCAAGAAACAGGTGAAGGACTGGAAACCTGTCTTGTTGAAGTTGGTCGCGAACAGCAACTCGCTATCTCTTATGCTGTCGAAGACCCAATATCTCGCGCACAAATACATGTCGTCCCTGCAGGTGCCATTAATTCGAACTTTGTGCGGCGCCTAAATGCGCTCTCGGTTCAAGACATTCTTGCCCGCCCTGATGACGCTTGGTCGTTATTCGAAAAAGAGCTGGTTGAGCAAATCGAACCTGACGTCATGCTCATTGACGCTCGCACAGGACTCGGTGATTGGGGAGGGTTATCGCTACTTCGCCTTGCGGATGAAGCATTCTTCGTACTTTACCCAAGCCAACAGAATGCGGAAGGGATACGATTCGTACACAACACACTGACCCAGCTAAGCAACCTAAAAACCCACTTAGTTCTGTCCCCAGTGCCGGAAGGCCCTATCGGACTCGAACTGGTAGCGCGATTCCTTCCATCATTGGGTGGAATGGACGATAAACAACTCACTGAAGATGAGCTACCTGACGACGAACCGACCGAGGAACGATTACCCGTTAGAGTTCCCTACAATCCGAATATAGCTTGTGCGCTTAGGTATCCCGTCGAGGGGGCCATGCCCGATTATGCTCGACTTGCCAACCTTTTGAGAAACACCGAAACAAACGAAAAGGTCGAAGCCACATTCCAACAATTTGATCGCTGGAACGTCATCGAATCACTAAAGTTTCCTGAGCGAAACGCCAAGGAAGTTGCCGCTGAATATTTTGAGCTTTTCTTTCAAAAAACATCCGACTTTGAAAAATTTCTAGATGACGCTCGATGGGTCGTTCGGGGGCGGAAAGGCACAGGAAAGTCAACATTATTTCATTTATTTGTAGAGCATAAAGAAAATGCGAGCAAGCGTGCAAAGGGAAAGCTAGAAAACGTCGATATACTTCCCGGCCACGGCCCAGCTACAGGCATGAGATTTCGACCAACAACAACAGAATTTGAAACCATCCAGAGGGAGATTAATAAAACCAAAAATGATTGGCTTTCATTCTGGCGCGCGTATGCCATTGTTCGGGTGTTTGCCTCACCCCACCAAGCATTACTAAAATCCGCACTAAGAAACAAGGAACTAAGGGAGCTCCAGAAGCATCTTCAATCCTCGTTTCCCGCCGAAGAATCCATCGCTGACTGGCGTTCCTCGCATACAAAGGCGCTGTTGCAGCTACTCGACACCACTCTTGACAGCCAGTGCCGTGATCTTATGACTGATATTAATACAGCTCTCGGTAAGGCGGGCAAAAAACTTTGGTTGCTATATGATGACCTAGACCAAGATATAAAGGAGATGAGCGAATGGCAAGCAGACGCCCTTGGCGGATTACTGCGACTTGCCTATGACTCCAATAACAGAGATTTACACAATATTCGCTTCAAAATTTTCTTGAGGGAGGACATATGGAACAAACTTGTCTTCACGAACAAAAGTCACTTTGGCGAAGCGAGAACTCTGGCATTGCAATGGAAAATCGATGATTTCCTTCGGCTTGCGTACCGATTAGCTACCGGAGGCTCAGCTGAATTTAAAGCACTGGCATTACGCGACTTCCCTTTAACAGATTCAGAGGTAGATACAGCCAATGAAGAAGAGCTTCGCAAGGCTTTAGCTCCTCTTTGGGGCCTAAACCAAGAAAAAAAGAAAAACGCTTTTGCTGCTCGGTGGGTATATAACCGCATGACGGACGCTGCTGACAACACTTATCCGCGATCACTTACCGTACTCCTGAATGCAGCTAAAGAAGAAGAGCTTAGAGGAAGACACAAACCAACCCCCAAGGATAGGCTTCTCAGCCCTAGAGCAATGCAGGCAGGACTTACAGAAGCATCACGAGCCAGGGTAAACGAGCTCAAGAACGAATACCCGGACTTGAAATTATTTCTCGAGGAAATTGAACACAGCAATGCACTGAGATCTCAATTCAAACGTGATGAATTACGACGTGTATGGGAGGGTACATGTAAAGGCATTTACCCAACATTCGAATCTTTTGTGAAAAAGATCCAGGATGTGGGTTTTCTTGAAGAGAAAAAAAGAGGGGAAACTTACGACTATGGTATTGCTAGCCTTTACATTGATGGCCTAGGAATCAGACGCGTTCAGGGCGAGAAAAAGTAACTTGTAAGCCGGATTTAATTGTAGGGCGCATAGCGTAGCGTAATACGCCGGATGCTAGTTGACACCCAGGCTTATGGCATCAGCTCGCATAGGGTGCGCTGAGGAACGAAGCGCACCGAATCGTGATCGATGCGCCTCCTTCGTCGGCACGTCCTACATCTCCACGTGACCATCAGGACGTAAGCGGAAAAAGCTCCAGGCCATAATGTTCGGCCGCCTGAGACTGGCGGACATCCAAGGTCGCCAGGGCTGCTCGCCAGCGGCGGGCGACGGCCAGATGCAAGGCGTCGCCCGCACGCAAGGCCAAATGGGGAGTGTCCAGCAGTACCGCCGCGGTGCGGAAGTCGGTGGGTTCGACTTCGATCAGCGTCAGTGCACCGGCAACGAAGCGGTGGAAAGCGGCTAATCCTTCCGCCCGCTCCACGGCATCGATAGCCCTGGTGCGTTCCTTGATCGCACCGACGCTGGCCATTTCGGCCAGCGTCCAGGCGGAAGTGCACAGCTCGCCGTCATCCAGCGATTCCAGGCACTGCAAGATGGTGGGCGCGGTCGGTTCGCCGAAAAACAAGGCGCCCAGGGCCGAGGTGTCGAAATAGATCACAACAGGTCCTGCTCGCGCATGTCCGCCACGGACAGGCCGGCACGGCATGGCTTGGCCTCAACGAAGGCGCGCAGTTCCGCAAGGCCATAGGACTGAGGTAGGCTGGCCGGTTCGGGCACGATCCGGGCGACGGGTTTGCCGCGGCGCATGATGACG
This window harbors:
- a CDS encoding type II toxin-antitoxin system Phd/YefM family antitoxin; translated protein: MKTANVAEAKAHFSALLADVEGGEEVVIMRRGKPVARIVPEPASLPQSYGLAELRAFVEAKPCRAGLSVADMREQDLL
- a CDS encoding tyrosine-protein kinase family protein, producing the protein MTAILTILDNSFAGQSYSERLANIEPLLKKAGLRPGIVELYTPDEAEERGISLQQGDTRSPATWEEAVSMVEGGKQALDGSRPPHRPRRVVFYSYKGGVGRTTALVHTAFHLARSGERVVVVDMDVEAPGLHTVLPRPDGTEIQAGLVDYLWERQLRPFNQETGEGLETCLVEVGREQQLAISYAVEDPISRAQIHVVPAGAINSNFVRRLNALSVQDILARPDDAWSLFEKELVEQIEPDVMLIDARTGLGDWGGLSLLRLADEAFFVLYPSQQNAEGIRFVHNTLTQLSNLKTHLVLSPVPEGPIGLELVARFLPSLGGMDDKQLTEDELPDDEPTEERLPVRVPYNPNIACALRYPVEGAMPDYARLANLLRNTETNEKVEATFQQFDRWNVIESLKFPERNAKEVAAEYFELFFQKTSDFEKFLDDARWVVRGRKGTGKSTLFHLFVEHKENASKRAKGKLENVDILPGHGPATGMRFRPTTTEFETIQREINKTKNDWLSFWRAYAIVRVFASPHQALLKSALRNKELRELQKHLQSSFPAEESIADWRSSHTKALLQLLDTTLDSQCRDLMTDINTALGKAGKKLWLLYDDLDQDIKEMSEWQADALGGLLRLAYDSNNRDLHNIRFKIFLREDIWNKLVFTNKSHFGEARTLALQWKIDDFLRLAYRLATGGSAEFKALALRDFPLTDSEVDTANEEELRKALAPLWGLNQEKKKNAFAARWVYNRMTDAADNTYPRSLTVLLNAAKEEELRGRHKPTPKDRLLSPRAMQAGLTEASRARVNELKNEYPDLKLFLEEIEHSNALRSQFKRDELRRVWEGTCKGIYPTFESFVKKIQDVGFLEEKKRGETYDYGIASLYIDGLGIRRVQGEKK
- a CDS encoding type II toxin-antitoxin system VapC family toxin; translated protein: MIYFDTSALGALFFGEPTAPTILQCLESLDDGELCTSAWTLAEMASVGAIKERTRAIDAVERAEGLAAFHRFVAGALTLIEVEPTDFRTAAVLLDTPHLALRAGDALHLAVARRWRAALATLDVRQSQAAEHYGLELFPLTS